A genomic segment from Nitrospira sp. encodes:
- a CDS encoding TPR repeat protein, translating into MVSGRSVKALIHAVTAAGLSLSVSVGSVRAEATLFDNLGTWHHAITTESEPAQKFFDQGLRLVYAFNHEEAIISFTEASRLDPNAPMPYWGLALSVGPNINAAMDQKIEARAVEAVRQATMRLAQATPKERAYVEALATRYSLKKAVSRKAKDEAYAKAMRRLAETYPDDPDAATLSAEALMVLRPWDYWRPDGRPYPGTEQIVATLETALRRNPDHPGACHYYIHAIEASHDPQRGLDCAKRLPSLMPGAGHLVHMPAHIYMRVGLYREASERNATAAAVDQEYLAGHPSNGNYASGYYTHNLHFLNASLMMEGRSAEALQVGRDLLTKVSAEELAEEPSLEFYAPTLLLTMARFGHWSDLIRQPPPPKGLRLTTGLWHYVRGLAFAATTRFGSAEGELANLRRALKPFARTKTTEAKTSRAVLKVAERVLVGELAARRGQYEAGIQALREALQLEGSLPYSEPPFWVQPVRHNLGAVLLLAGRAEEAESVYREDLRLNPENGWALQGLVQSLRAQKKDAAAAQEEIRFRTAWARADVTLTGSRF; encoded by the coding sequence ATGGTGAGCGGGAGATCCGTAAAGGCGCTGATTCATGCCGTGACGGCCGCAGGGTTGTCGCTGTCCGTTTCTGTCGGATCGGTTCGGGCGGAAGCGACGCTCTTCGACAACCTCGGCACGTGGCACCATGCGATCACCACCGAATCAGAACCGGCGCAGAAGTTTTTCGATCAAGGGCTCAGGTTGGTCTATGCCTTCAATCATGAGGAGGCGATCATATCATTCACCGAGGCGTCCCGCCTTGATCCCAATGCCCCCATGCCCTACTGGGGCCTGGCCTTGAGTGTGGGGCCGAATATCAATGCGGCCATGGATCAAAAGATAGAGGCTCGCGCCGTTGAAGCCGTCCGCCAGGCCACGATGCGTCTGGCGCAGGCGACTCCCAAGGAGCGGGCCTATGTGGAGGCACTGGCGACCAGATATTCGCTCAAGAAGGCCGTGAGCAGGAAGGCAAAGGACGAAGCCTACGCCAAGGCGATGCGCCGACTCGCCGAGACCTATCCCGATGATCCGGATGCCGCGACCCTGTCGGCGGAGGCGCTGATGGTGCTTCGGCCCTGGGACTATTGGCGACCGGATGGCCGGCCTTATCCTGGGACGGAGCAAATCGTGGCCACGTTAGAAACGGCGCTGCGGCGAAATCCGGACCACCCCGGTGCCTGCCACTACTATATCCATGCGATCGAGGCCTCGCACGATCCTCAACGGGGGCTCGACTGCGCGAAGCGGCTGCCGTCCCTGATGCCGGGGGCCGGACATCTCGTGCATATGCCGGCTCATATTTACATGCGTGTGGGTCTCTATCGGGAAGCGTCGGAACGCAATGCCACGGCGGCGGCAGTGGATCAAGAGTATCTGGCCGGCCATCCTTCGAATGGCAACTATGCGTCGGGCTACTATACCCACAACCTTCATTTTCTGAATGCCTCGTTGATGATGGAAGGCCGGAGCGCAGAGGCGTTGCAAGTCGGGCGGGATCTCCTGACAAAGGTCTCGGCCGAAGAGTTGGCCGAGGAGCCGTCACTGGAGTTCTATGCTCCGACTCTCTTGTTGACCATGGCTCGGTTCGGTCATTGGAGCGACCTGATCCGCCAACCACCGCCTCCCAAAGGGCTGCGGCTCACCACCGGCCTGTGGCATTACGTGAGGGGATTGGCCTTTGCCGCCACGACGCGGTTCGGGAGTGCCGAAGGTGAATTGGCCAACCTCAGAAGGGCCTTGAAACCCTTTGCCAGGACGAAGACGACGGAAGCCAAAACGAGTCGCGCGGTCTTGAAGGTGGCGGAGCGGGTGTTGGTCGGGGAGTTGGCGGCGCGACGGGGACAGTACGAGGCCGGTATCCAGGCCTTGCGTGAGGCGCTGCAACTTGAAGGCTCCTTGCCTTACAGTGAACCACCGTTTTGGGTACAACCGGTTCGCCACAACCTTGGGGCAGTGCTGCTGCTGGCGGGTCGTGCGGAGGAGGCCGAATCGGTCTATCGTGAGGATCTGCGCCTCAATCCCGAAAACGGCTGGGCCTTGCAAGGACTTGTCCAGAGCCTGCGGGCACAGAAGAAGGATGCGGCAGCGGCGCAGGAAGAAATCCGGTTCCGTACCGCTTGGGCACGGGCCGATGTCACATTGACGGGGTCTCGATTTTAA
- a CDS encoding Soluble lytic murein transglycosylase, with product MLSSDRNPRWIHAARAFGPLLVVGCLTVLMPSVSQFPPDSGLTDQNDSRAPEPLSSLIAIHAKDYELDPALLRAVIKVESNFNPQAVSSKGAIGLMQLMPLTAATFHVLDPFDPNENIRAGAALLRRLLDRFGGDLSLALAAYHAGETRVGQAVGLSSLSGTQLYVERVLRHYDRFVAAAHRPPARSLTVHREGRSVATGIPIPE from the coding sequence ATGCTCTCTTCTGATCGAAATCCGCGATGGATCCACGCGGCTCGCGCCTTCGGCCCCCTGTTGGTGGTAGGATGCCTGACGGTCCTGATGCCCTCAGTGAGTCAATTCCCTCCTGATTCCGGTCTGACCGACCAGAACGATTCCCGTGCTCCTGAGCCGCTCTCGTCCCTCATTGCCATCCATGCCAAGGACTATGAGCTTGATCCGGCCCTCTTGCGGGCCGTGATCAAGGTCGAATCGAACTTCAATCCGCAGGCTGTGTCGTCAAAGGGCGCGATCGGACTCATGCAGCTCATGCCGTTGACTGCTGCGACGTTCCACGTCCTGGACCCGTTCGATCCGAATGAGAATATTCGTGCCGGTGCGGCGTTGCTGCGCCGGCTCCTTGACCGATTCGGAGGCGACCTCTCGTTGGCCCTGGCCGCCTACCATGCCGGCGAAACCAGAGTTGGCCAGGCGGTCGGCCTCTCCTCACTTTCCGGGACGCAACTCTACGTCGAGCGAGTGCTCCGCCACTACGACCGTTTCGTTGCCGCTGCCCATCGACCCCCTGCACGCTCCCTCACGGTCCACCGCGAGGGCCGTTCGGTTGCGACCGGTATCCCGATTCCAGAGTGA
- a CDS encoding TldE/PmbA family protein, Actinobacterial subgroup encodes MTSPITPSWPKLTSREEFGFLSDLVMSHSTGDHTFLSLCDSHGGTTRFANNQVIQNVNQRRGTLAITVAFGRQHGTASTTDFTAGAVRETLKQAERLACISPEDPEYLPPVGAQSYLLLPTARLETSAAGPARRLDYAREAIGQCKMENLNAAGTVSSNVAIVGVAADTGLSAYEERTEARFSLTVQAGEATGWSAAAHRSIDRLHVQERTLAAINKAKRGADEPQELPPGRYTVILEPAAVAGLLSWMVWMLDAKSFYKGTSPFSGKLGTKVLDRRLSLVNQPDHADLLGHGFTNEGLPVIGSGWIEAGVLRQLLHDRYTAQEHHIDPLTTLESPCLSGERPLGTRVDDLIRTTQRGILVTNFWYIRPVNPSDLTLTGMTRDGTFLIENGEITSAIRNFRFHDSPLRTFNQVDAYTTPAEAVTSEAGKALVPAMRLHDFNFSSVTRF; translated from the coding sequence ATGACGTCACCGATCACCCCATCGTGGCCCAAGTTGACGAGTCGCGAGGAATTCGGTTTCCTGAGCGATCTCGTGATGAGCCATTCCACCGGCGATCACACTTTTCTGTCGTTGTGCGACAGCCATGGCGGCACGACGCGTTTTGCGAACAATCAAGTGATTCAGAACGTGAACCAGCGGCGCGGGACCCTGGCGATCACCGTGGCCTTCGGGCGGCAGCACGGGACCGCCAGCACGACCGACTTCACCGCCGGGGCGGTGCGTGAAACCCTCAAGCAGGCCGAGCGTCTGGCCTGCATCTCACCGGAAGATCCTGAATACCTCCCGCCCGTCGGAGCCCAATCGTATCTGCTGCTGCCGACCGCTCGCCTCGAAACGAGCGCCGCCGGCCCCGCGCGGCGGCTCGACTATGCCCGTGAAGCGATCGGGCAATGCAAGATGGAAAATTTGAATGCCGCCGGAACGGTTTCTTCCAATGTTGCGATCGTAGGGGTGGCGGCAGACACCGGCCTCTCGGCTTACGAGGAACGGACCGAGGCGCGGTTCAGTCTGACGGTACAGGCCGGCGAGGCCACCGGCTGGTCGGCGGCAGCCCATCGATCCATCGACCGCCTGCATGTCCAGGAACGTACCTTGGCCGCCATCAACAAGGCGAAACGCGGCGCGGACGAACCTCAAGAATTGCCGCCTGGCCGGTATACGGTCATCCTGGAGCCGGCGGCCGTCGCAGGCCTCCTGAGTTGGATGGTCTGGATGTTGGATGCGAAATCGTTCTACAAGGGGACGAGCCCCTTCAGCGGGAAGCTGGGCACGAAGGTTCTCGACCGGCGGCTGTCCCTGGTCAATCAACCGGACCATGCGGACCTCTTGGGACATGGCTTTACGAACGAGGGACTTCCCGTGATCGGGTCCGGCTGGATCGAGGCCGGAGTTCTACGACAGCTCCTGCATGATCGGTATACGGCACAGGAACACCATATCGATCCGCTGACGACATTGGAGTCTCCCTGTTTGTCGGGGGAACGCCCGCTTGGCACAAGGGTGGACGATCTCATCCGCACGACACAACGGGGTATCCTGGTGACGAATTTCTGGTACATCCGCCCTGTCAACCCATCCGATTTGACCTTGACCGGTATGACCAGGGACGGCACCTTCTTGATCGAAAACGGCGAGATCACGTCGGCCATCCGGAACTTCCGGTTTCACGACAGTCCCTTGCGCACCTTCAACCAGGTGGATGCCTACACCACGCCGGCGGAAGCGGTGACGTCGGAGGCCGGCAAAGCTCTGGTGCCGGCCATGCGGCTCCACGATTTCAACTTTTCGAGCGTGACCAGATTTTGA
- a CDS encoding SAM-dependent methyltransferase yields the protein MLLNEGRDMLKTDYVFHAAEEPRELARLQMLERIFDPGTQRRLLTAGLTTGWHCLEVGAGGGSVVRWLEQRVGPSGKVVALDADPRFLRGIGSSTIEILQGDICDVDLPPGSFDLVHARNVMIHIADYQAAFERMLRCVKPGGWVVIEEPDFEAARAVVGPDEARAAFGRVTAAIERMFTSLGMDHALGAKLPALFQRHHLSQLTVEHEGHLSAGGWPIAELMKVSAEQLRSKYVATGLVTEEDIDHYCRLADDADAWAIYYATVAVMGWWQPQCAGDRKE from the coding sequence ATGCTGCTCAATGAAGGAAGGGACATGCTGAAGACGGATTACGTATTTCATGCAGCCGAGGAACCGCGCGAGCTGGCGCGGTTGCAGATGTTGGAGCGGATTTTCGATCCCGGCACCCAGCGCCGGCTGCTGACGGCCGGTCTGACGACCGGGTGGCATTGTTTGGAAGTGGGGGCAGGGGGCGGGTCCGTCGTTCGGTGGTTGGAACAGCGGGTCGGTCCCTCGGGCAAGGTGGTCGCGCTCGATGCTGATCCACGTTTCTTGCGGGGGATCGGTAGCTCGACCATCGAGATTCTGCAGGGAGATATCTGCGACGTGGACCTTCCGCCCGGCAGCTTCGACCTGGTGCATGCGCGGAATGTCATGATTCATATTGCGGACTATCAGGCGGCGTTTGAACGTATGTTGCGTTGTGTCAAGCCGGGCGGCTGGGTCGTCATCGAAGAACCGGATTTCGAAGCGGCGCGGGCGGTGGTCGGTCCGGATGAGGCTCGGGCCGCGTTCGGACGGGTCACGGCCGCCATCGAACGGATGTTTACGTCCCTCGGAATGGACCATGCCCTGGGGGCGAAGTTGCCCGCGTTGTTCCAGCGCCATCACTTGAGCCAGTTGACGGTGGAACATGAAGGCCATCTGTCGGCGGGGGGCTGGCCGATCGCGGAGTTGATGAAGGTGTCCGCCGAGCAACTGCGAAGCAAGTATGTCGCGACGGGGCTGGTCACGGAGGAGGACATCGATCACTATTGCCGGCTGGCCGATGATGCCGATGCCTGGGCCATTTATTATGCGACCGTAGCGGTGATGGGCTGGTGGCAGCCGCAATGTGCGGGCGACCGTAAGGAATAG
- a CDS encoding Peptide-methionine (S)-S-oxide reductase MsrA yields the protein MDIAIRIRMCLLLFLSMVAGGALVSTGQAAGNAGFAKAYFAGGCFWCMEEAFEKVAGVTSVTSGYMGGKAENPSYEEVSQGGTGHAESVEVVYDQAKVSYAKLLDVFWRNVDPVTPNAQFCDHGSQYRSAVFYQSDEEKRLAEESKRTIEQFKRLSQPIVTELVMASRFYPAEEYHQDFYKKNPIRYKFYKYNCGRAQRLEELWGPP from the coding sequence ATGGACATCGCGATACGAATCAGGATGTGCCTGTTGCTCTTCCTGTCGATGGTGGCGGGAGGAGCCCTCGTTTCAACCGGTCAGGCTGCGGGTAATGCCGGTTTTGCCAAGGCCTACTTCGCCGGAGGCTGTTTCTGGTGCATGGAAGAAGCGTTCGAAAAGGTTGCCGGTGTCACTTCCGTGACCAGCGGGTATATGGGCGGGAAGGCCGAGAACCCCAGCTATGAAGAGGTGTCGCAGGGCGGAACGGGCCATGCGGAGTCGGTCGAAGTGGTTTACGATCAGGCCAAGGTGAGTTACGCGAAGTTGCTCGATGTGTTCTGGCGCAATGTGGACCCGGTGACGCCCAACGCGCAGTTCTGCGACCATGGCAGCCAATATCGTTCGGCGGTTTTCTATCAGAGCGATGAGGAGAAACGACTGGCTGAAGAGTCGAAACGGACCATCGAGCAATTCAAACGGTTGTCTCAACCGATCGTTACGGAACTCGTGATGGCGTCGCGTTTCTATCCGGCCGAAGAGTATCACCAGGACTTCTATAAAAAGAATCCGATCCGGTACAAATTCTACAAGTACAACTGCGGGCGAGCCCAGCGGCTGGAAGAGCTCTGGGGGCCGCCGTGA
- a CDS encoding universally conserved protein yields MLPPEQTPRRRIIELLTGTLLSSHQLAQLLGMPERHVEDHLTHVVKTLARDPARTFRLEPSTCQDCTYTFRDRTKLTRPSRCPNCRSEAITSPRYGISERQH; encoded by the coding sequence ATGCTGCCCCCTGAACAGACTCCCCGCCGGCGAATCATCGAGCTGCTGACCGGCACGTTGCTGTCCTCTCACCAACTGGCCCAGCTTCTGGGGATGCCGGAGCGCCACGTGGAAGACCATTTGACACATGTCGTGAAAACGCTGGCGCGCGATCCGGCGCGGACCTTTCGGCTCGAACCCTCGACCTGTCAAGACTGTACCTACACATTTCGCGACCGGACCAAGCTCACCAGACCCAGCCGTTGCCCCAACTGTCGCAGCGAAGCCATTACGTCCCCCCGCTACGGCATCAGCGAACGGCAACATTGA
- a CDS encoding NAD-dependent epimerase/dehydratase, translated as MTEPTHIRRIFVTGATGYLGTRLIPLLIERGHQVTALTRQESIRRVPTGCRVAVGNPFDADSFLLFLRGNDTLVQLVGAPKPSPWKGPQFHAIDGPSALAAIRAATAARIRHFVYVSVAHPAPIMQDYIEVRTDCEAAIAEAGLVATILRPWYILGPGHWWPLALQPVYRLLERIPGKREAAMRLGLVTINEMLAAMVWAIEQPPERRRVIEVPEIRRLGRGD; from the coding sequence ATGACCGAACCAACCCATATCCGCCGCATCTTCGTCACCGGCGCGACCGGCTATTTGGGGACTCGTCTTATCCCCTTGTTGATCGAACGGGGGCATCAGGTCACTGCTTTGACCAGGCAAGAATCCATCAGACGAGTCCCGACCGGTTGCCGGGTCGCGGTCGGTAACCCGTTCGACGCCGACAGTTTTCTCCTGTTCCTACGTGGGAACGACACGTTGGTGCAGCTGGTCGGAGCCCCGAAGCCTTCGCCCTGGAAGGGACCTCAATTTCATGCGATCGACGGGCCCTCCGCGCTGGCCGCGATTCGGGCGGCAACGGCAGCTCGTATTCGGCATTTCGTTTACGTCAGTGTCGCCCATCCGGCTCCCATCATGCAGGACTACATCGAGGTTCGTACCGACTGCGAAGCCGCGATCGCCGAGGCTGGATTGGTCGCTACGATCCTCCGGCCCTGGTATATTCTCGGTCCGGGCCATTGGTGGCCGCTGGCGTTACAGCCGGTCTACCGCTTGCTGGAACGGATCCCAGGCAAGCGCGAAGCAGCAATGAGGCTTGGTTTGGTGACGATCAACGAGATGCTTGCGGCCATGGTTTGGGCCATCGAACAGCCACCGGAGCGCAGGCGGGTGATCGAGGTCCCGGAGATCCGGCGGCTGGGCCGGGGTGATTGA
- a CDS encoding Patatin: protein MFQNVRIGQLLLIGLFAIASASCASLGPQPMAPISTAVAKTRATLRLDAKELADGRFIGLAFSGGGSRAAVFGAAVMKEFDRAGLLQRIDVLSAVSGGALPAAAYALEGYREFNFQNGFVEQVGRDFQRAMLGPWYAVPQNALRYVLTDRIPAEQVIRVLDDKLFGGATFADLNSSKPILLLNATDALTGEPFVISDERFAELGLPLAPFSIARAVYMSAAYPGVLEPLAISYGATGADRTDRPPLLAYDGGAADNLGIRTLMQVLDDTLSQRSMQDLFPRGCLVISVDATGRQRNEARTPLSAAAALLRGHRRNVLELAGIPVSQQDVVMFGSFRVGRDGTGGSCRFWHLALRQLPDSDPLGERVTHIKTNLGLSADDQASLVEAAARLVARGRADMLRTEGWASFTESP, encoded by the coding sequence CTCGCTCGGCCCTCAACCGATGGCCCCGATCTCGACAGCTGTCGCCAAGACCAGGGCCACTCTACGGTTGGACGCCAAAGAATTGGCCGACGGACGATTCATCGGATTGGCGTTTTCCGGCGGAGGGAGCCGCGCAGCCGTCTTCGGCGCGGCGGTGATGAAGGAATTCGACCGAGCCGGCCTATTGCAGCGGATCGATGTGTTGTCGGCCGTATCGGGAGGAGCGCTGCCCGCCGCTGCCTACGCGCTCGAGGGCTACCGCGAGTTCAATTTTCAAAACGGGTTTGTGGAGCAGGTCGGCCGCGATTTTCAGCGGGCGATGTTGGGGCCCTGGTATGCCGTTCCGCAGAACGCGTTGCGATATGTTCTGACCGACAGGATTCCCGCCGAGCAGGTGATCCGGGTGTTGGACGACAAGCTGTTCGGCGGCGCGACCTTTGCGGACTTGAATTCCTCGAAACCGATCCTCCTGCTGAACGCGACCGATGCCCTCACCGGTGAGCCGTTCGTCATCTCGGATGAACGCTTTGCGGAGCTGGGTTTGCCGTTGGCGCCATTCAGTATCGCCCGAGCCGTCTACATGTCCGCCGCCTATCCCGGTGTGTTGGAACCGCTGGCTATTTCTTACGGCGCGACCGGAGCCGACCGAACCGATCGTCCGCCCCTGCTGGCTTACGACGGCGGCGCTGCGGACAATCTCGGGATCCGAACCCTGATGCAGGTGCTGGATGACACGCTGTCCCAGCGATCGATGCAGGACCTGTTTCCTCGGGGTTGCCTGGTCATCTCCGTCGATGCAACCGGCAGACAGAGGAATGAGGCCCGTACGCCCCTTTCCGCCGCCGCGGCCCTGCTCAGAGGCCATCGACGGAACGTGTTGGAACTGGCCGGCATTCCCGTTTCGCAGCAGGACGTGGTCATGTTCGGCAGTTTCCGCGTAGGCCGGGACGGAACCGGCGGCTCCTGTCGCTTCTGGCACCTGGCCTTGCGCCAGCTGCCGGACAGCGATCCGTTGGGTGAGCGGGTCACGCACATCAAGACGAATCTCGGGTTGTCGGCGGACGACCAGGCTTCGTTGGTCGAGGCGGCGGCGCGTCTCGTGGCAAGAGGCCGAGCGGACATGCTTCGAACGGAAGGCTGGGCGTCGTTCACGGAATCTCCATAG
- a CDS encoding TldD family protein, Actinobacterial subgroup has product MSEPLWDELAELALARARAAGVEYADIRLLDTTTRTIQGEDRRIAHIRETSDRGFGIRVLHRGAWGFAASSILSLEEIPRVADLAVEIAKGSASLAIERVRLAPEPVHRDRVVTSCRLDPFAVPLEEQASLLLNTMEAIQRYPGVVRSHASLWAQRDRKLFVSTEGSHLEFLLLAIQGDCTATAVRDGRFASRSFNTPHLRVGYELIREADFVREGVRIAEQAVEKVRAPAVEAGRYDLVLDPEHLSLTMHESCGHPSELDRALGYEANYAGTSFLTPDKRGTYRYGSTHVNLVADNTEPETLAATGYDDDGVTCQQWDIVREGIFVGYCTNREVAPKIKEERSRGSNRADSWGSVPMVRIANIGLEPGTATLDDLLADVKRGIYIEGHGSYSIDQRRYNFQFGGDAFWLVENGRRTHMLRDVVYHGITPEFWGRCDGVADRTHRRRYGFITCGKGQPGQSGWMTHAASHARFRRVDVITGQAKAEE; this is encoded by the coding sequence ATGAGCGAACCGCTGTGGGACGAGTTGGCAGAACTGGCGCTGGCGCGCGCGCGCGCGGCAGGGGTGGAGTATGCCGACATCCGGCTGCTCGACACGACGACGCGCACCATTCAGGGGGAAGACCGGCGCATCGCGCACATTAGGGAAACCTCCGACCGTGGGTTCGGCATCAGGGTGTTGCATCGCGGTGCCTGGGGCTTTGCGGCGAGTTCCATCCTCTCGCTCGAAGAGATTCCTCGGGTCGCCGATCTGGCCGTGGAGATTGCGAAGGGATCGGCATCCCTGGCGATCGAAAGAGTGCGTCTGGCGCCTGAACCGGTCCATCGCGATCGCGTCGTCACCTCCTGCCGCCTCGATCCCTTCGCCGTTCCCTTGGAGGAGCAGGCCTCGCTGCTCCTGAATACGATGGAGGCGATCCAACGGTACCCCGGCGTGGTCAGGAGTCATGCCAGTCTCTGGGCGCAACGCGATCGCAAACTGTTCGTATCTACCGAAGGCTCTCACCTCGAATTTTTGCTGCTGGCGATCCAAGGCGACTGCACTGCGACAGCGGTCCGTGACGGACGGTTTGCCAGCCGCTCTTTCAACACGCCGCATTTGCGCGTGGGCTATGAGTTGATCCGGGAGGCCGACTTCGTCCGCGAAGGGGTGCGTATTGCTGAACAAGCGGTGGAAAAGGTGCGGGCCCCGGCGGTCGAGGCGGGACGGTACGACCTGGTGCTCGATCCGGAGCACCTGTCTTTGACGATGCACGAATCCTGCGGCCATCCGAGCGAACTGGACCGTGCGCTCGGCTATGAGGCCAACTACGCCGGCACCAGTTTCTTGACACCGGACAAACGCGGGACCTATCGCTACGGCTCGACCCATGTGAACCTGGTGGCCGACAACACCGAACCGGAGACCTTGGCGGCGACGGGGTACGACGACGACGGGGTGACGTGCCAACAGTGGGATATCGTGCGGGAAGGGATCTTCGTCGGCTATTGCACGAACCGTGAAGTGGCGCCGAAGATCAAGGAGGAACGTTCACGCGGGTCGAACCGGGCCGACAGCTGGGGCAGCGTGCCGATGGTCCGCATTGCGAACATCGGGCTTGAACCGGGAACCGCGACCCTCGACGACTTGCTGGCCGATGTGAAACGCGGGATCTATATCGAGGGCCACGGCTCCTACAGCATCGATCAGCGACGGTACAATTTTCAGTTCGGGGGTGATGCCTTTTGGCTGGTCGAAAACGGCCGGCGCACCCACATGCTACGGGATGTGGTGTACCACGGCATCACGCCGGAGTTTTGGGGCCGCTGCGACGGCGTGGCCGACCGCACCCATCGCCGGCGGTACGGATTCATCACCTGCGGCAAAGGTCAACCGGGCCAATCGGGCTGGATGACCCACGCCGCCTCCCATGCCCGGTTCAGACGCGTCGATGTGATTACGGGACAAGCCAAGGCCGAGGAATGA
- a CDS encoding dTDP-4-dehydrorhamnose reductase: MKPIALITGAAGLIGWYLVRSASRWAPQWEVRGITRAEADLTDQAQVKACYQRYHPDLVIHCAALSRTGACEQDPALARRINVEATRRLADVARDIPFVFLSSDQVFDGSKAWYVETDRVNPLNVYGHTKAEAEQAVLQNPAHTVIRVALTAGASPTRDRSFIEDMVRVVAKGQRLTLFTDEFRCPIPAGTLVHALWEFVAQPRAGLYHLGGSDRLSRWEIGELLARLYPELRSKIQPGSVADYQGPPRPPDLSMCSDKIQALLSFRLPGFHQWVTKGPRACDDPWDEPANDCR; the protein is encoded by the coding sequence ATGAAACCGATTGCATTGATCACCGGCGCAGCCGGTCTCATCGGCTGGTATCTCGTCCGGAGCGCATCGCGATGGGCGCCGCAGTGGGAGGTCCGTGGTATCACCAGGGCCGAGGCGGACCTGACCGACCAGGCGCAGGTGAAGGCATGTTATCAACGGTATCATCCCGATCTCGTCATCCATTGTGCGGCGTTGAGTCGGACGGGTGCCTGCGAGCAGGATCCGGCGTTGGCCAGGCGGATCAACGTCGAGGCGACCAGGCGGCTCGCCGATGTGGCCCGTGACATTCCGTTCGTGTTTCTCTCCAGCGATCAAGTCTTCGACGGTTCGAAGGCATGGTATGTCGAGACGGACAGGGTGAATCCGCTGAATGTGTACGGGCACACGAAGGCGGAAGCAGAGCAGGCCGTGTTACAGAATCCGGCCCATACGGTCATTCGTGTCGCCCTGACGGCCGGCGCCTCGCCGACTCGCGACAGGAGTTTCATCGAGGACATGGTGCGGGTCGTTGCGAAGGGGCAGAGGCTGACGCTCTTCACCGATGAGTTTCGTTGTCCGATCCCGGCGGGAACTTTGGTACATGCCCTGTGGGAATTCGTCGCTCAGCCGCGCGCCGGTCTCTACCACCTGGGCGGCAGCGATCGACTGTCTCGATGGGAGATCGGCGAACTGCTGGCGCGGCTGTATCCCGAACTCCGGTCCAAGATTCAACCTGGATCGGTGGCCGACTACCAGGGACCGCCTCGTCCACCCGACCTGTCGATGTGCAGCGACAAGATTCAAGCGCTCCTGTCCTTCCGTCTGCCAGGATTCCATCAGTGGGTGACGAAGGGCCCAAGAGCCTGTGACGATCCTTGGGACGAGCCGGCTAACGACTGTCGATAG